Proteins encoded within one genomic window of Parolsenella massiliensis:
- a CDS encoding sensor histidine kinase, translated as MRRRGSRLAYNGRMNRLIDKLIVLACCLAAASLLPLATATVVGAAAAVACAGAGEVAGDGTCGRLVRVAGCAAWVAAALAWPEAAAFLPLAAYDAVRAVPRGSERWAASAGAAALLVVCVRMRDAGVRAEAVLPVALFCLASCLLSARTGAGERERARNRRVRDELQERSLSLEAKNRDLLERQDYEVRIATLAERARIAREIHDNVGHQLTRAKLQADALAIVHAGDADAARGFSDVSRTVDEALSMVRSSVHALRDESVDLGAQMRGVAEAAARDSGISVTVEAGVEGVPANVASCLVAVLREAVSNALRHGSGVTRVEARCLEHPSMWQLVVLNDGDVAQARTGSDGMGLASMRERVEALGGRFLAGPQDGGGWRVFASVPRKGTGTAASTEAEGRVAGGSDMDDDGTEEDA; from the coding sequence ATGCGCAGACGCGGCTCACGGCTCGCCTACAATGGGCGCATGAACAGGCTCATCGACAAGCTCATCGTGCTTGCGTGCTGCCTTGCGGCGGCATCGCTTCTGCCGCTTGCGACCGCGACGGTCGTGGGCGCGGCGGCGGCCGTTGCCTGCGCGGGCGCGGGCGAGGTGGCAGGCGACGGGACGTGCGGGAGGCTCGTAAGGGTCGCGGGCTGCGCCGCCTGGGTGGCGGCTGCGCTCGCGTGGCCCGAGGCGGCGGCGTTTCTCCCGCTTGCGGCATACGACGCCGTGCGGGCGGTTCCACGAGGGAGCGAAAGATGGGCGGCGTCCGCGGGAGCAGCGGCGCTGCTCGTTGTATGCGTACGGATGCGGGACGCGGGCGTGCGCGCCGAGGCAGTGCTGCCCGTGGCGCTCTTCTGCCTGGCGTCCTGCCTGCTCTCGGCGCGTACGGGTGCCGGGGAGCGCGAGCGCGCCCGCAACCGGCGCGTGCGAGACGAGCTCCAGGAGCGCTCGCTTTCCCTGGAGGCCAAGAACCGCGACCTGCTCGAGCGCCAGGACTACGAGGTGAGGATCGCCACGCTTGCCGAGCGCGCCCGCATCGCCCGCGAGATTCATGACAACGTGGGGCACCAGCTCACGAGGGCCAAGCTGCAGGCGGACGCCCTGGCAATCGTGCACGCAGGCGACGCGGACGCCGCTCGCGGATTCTCCGACGTGAGCCGAACGGTTGACGAGGCGCTCTCGATGGTTCGCTCGAGCGTCCATGCCCTGCGCGACGAGTCCGTTGACCTTGGCGCCCAGATGCGCGGCGTTGCCGAGGCGGCCGCGAGGGACTCCGGGATCAGCGTCACGGTCGAAGCGGGCGTCGAGGGGGTGCCCGCCAACGTGGCGTCATGCCTTGTCGCCGTGCTGCGCGAGGCGGTGTCGAACGCACTGCGCCACGGCAGCGGCGTCACGCGGGTGGAGGCACGCTGCCTGGAGCATCCCTCGATGTGGCAGCTCGTGGTTTTGAATGACGGGGACGTGGCCCAGGCCCGGACGGGTAGCGACGGAATGGGGCTTGCCTCCATGCGCGAGCGCGTCGAGGCGCTGGGCGGCAGGTTCCTGGCGGGGCCCCAGGACGGCGGGGGCTGGCGCGTGTTCGCGAGCGTGCCCAGAAAGGGCACGGGCACGGCGGCCAGCACTGAGGCCGAGGGACGCGTCGCCGGTGGCAGCGACATGGACGACGACGGGACCGAGGAGGACGCATGA
- a CDS encoding ABC transporter ATP-binding protein, with translation MSDIVHVQNLVKRYGDMLALDHFNLRIAQGEIFGLLGPNGSGKTTSINCMLQLLTYDKGTIELFGEPMSPTRYDLKRRIGVVPQQMAVFGELTVRENIDYFCSLYVADRTRRRSLVDEAVEFVGLGDYTRFRPGKLSGGLARRLNIACGIAHKPELVFFDEPTVAVDPQSRNAILDGICRLRDEGATVVYTSHYMEEVEQICSRIMIMDGGKTLAEGTNDELKRMISMGEKVVIEVAELPSEVLARVRALPHVLSADVSAGSLTCSCEASPHNLTDILDALRAQGVALGRIYSEPPTLNDVFLEITGRELRE, from the coding sequence ATGTCAGACATCGTCCACGTCCAGAACCTCGTCAAGCGCTATGGGGACATGCTCGCGCTCGACCACTTCAACCTGCGCATTGCCCAGGGAGAGATTTTTGGCCTGCTCGGCCCCAACGGCAGCGGCAAGACCACCTCGATCAACTGCATGCTGCAGCTGCTCACCTACGACAAGGGTACCATCGAGTTGTTCGGCGAGCCCATGAGCCCCACACGCTACGACCTCAAGCGCCGCATAGGCGTGGTGCCCCAGCAGATGGCCGTCTTCGGCGAGCTCACGGTGCGCGAGAACATCGACTACTTCTGCAGCCTCTACGTGGCGGACCGCACGCGCCGCCGCTCCCTCGTGGACGAGGCCGTCGAGTTCGTGGGCCTCGGCGACTACACGCGGTTCCGCCCCGGCAAGCTCTCGGGCGGCCTCGCCCGCAGGCTCAACATCGCCTGCGGCATCGCCCACAAGCCCGAGCTCGTCTTCTTCGACGAGCCCACGGTGGCCGTTGACCCGCAGAGCAGAAACGCCATCCTCGACGGCATCTGCCGCCTGCGCGACGAGGGCGCCACGGTGGTCTACACGAGCCACTACATGGAGGAGGTGGAGCAGATCTGCAGCCGCATCATGATCATGGACGGCGGCAAGACGCTCGCCGAGGGCACGAACGACGAGCTCAAGCGCATGATCTCCATGGGCGAGAAGGTCGTCATCGAGGTGGCCGAGCTGCCTTCCGAGGTACTCGCCCGCGTGCGGGCGCTCCCGCACGTGCTGTCCGCTGACGTGTCGGCCGGCAGCCTCACCTGCTCGTGCGAGGCAAGCCCGCACAACCTCACGGACATCCTGGACGCGCTGCGTGCGCAGGGCGTGGCCCTTGGGCGCATCTACTCCGAGCCGCCCACGCTCAACGACGTGTTCCTCGAGATAACCGGCCGCGAGCTGCGCGAGTAG
- a CDS encoding ABC transporter permease produces MLETIKVTMLARARRADFWIWCLAFPIILATLFIFMFGNLKNSDTATSVPVAVVADDAWEASGFSQVVDALSGEADDALLEPVSVDTVEQGEQLLDESSVFGVYAVDGSGNPRVTLGPGAGSTDGTSEKSINRSILETVASSYTQSAALIEQAIADDPSILENPEAIASALGIRAEVERVSLTRSTPDDTVRFYYALLGMAALYASTAAASSLLDAAGNLSPLGARRCVGGQRRSVMLVGTLVGCWAISYACLALVFLFVRFVAGVDFSGREGLALVGLAASSLLAVALGMFVAVLPLKGGKQSRTGLLTALNCGGSLFAGLYGTPAMALADEVARACPAEAWLNPPKLISDTFTNLYFYESLAPFTSHVLACVGFAAALLAITTLVFGRQRYEHL; encoded by the coding sequence ATGCTAGAGACCATCAAGGTCACGATGCTCGCGAGGGCCCGCCGCGCCGACTTCTGGATCTGGTGCCTCGCCTTCCCGATCATCCTGGCCACGCTGTTCATCTTCATGTTCGGCAACCTCAAGAACTCCGACACCGCGACATCGGTGCCCGTGGCTGTGGTCGCCGATGACGCCTGGGAGGCAAGCGGCTTCTCCCAGGTGGTGGACGCGCTCTCCGGCGAGGCCGATGACGCGCTGCTCGAGCCGGTCAGCGTCGACACCGTCGAGCAGGGCGAGCAGCTCCTCGACGAGAGCTCCGTCTTTGGCGTCTACGCCGTGGACGGCTCGGGAAATCCCCGCGTGACGCTGGGTCCGGGCGCGGGCTCCACCGACGGTACGAGCGAGAAGAGCATCAACCGCTCCATCCTCGAGACCGTTGCGAGCTCCTACACCCAGTCCGCCGCGCTTATAGAGCAAGCCATCGCCGACGACCCGTCGATTCTCGAGAACCCCGAGGCAATAGCCTCCGCGCTGGGCATCCGGGCCGAGGTGGAGCGCGTGAGTCTCACCCGCTCCACGCCCGACGACACGGTGCGCTTCTACTACGCGCTGCTCGGCATGGCGGCGCTCTATGCGAGCACGGCCGCGGCGTCCTCCCTGCTCGATGCCGCCGGCAACCTCAGCCCGCTCGGGGCGCGCCGCTGCGTGGGCGGCCAGCGCCGCTCCGTCATGCTCGTGGGCACGCTCGTGGGCTGCTGGGCCATCTCGTATGCCTGCCTCGCGCTCGTGTTCCTCTTCGTGAGGTTCGTGGCCGGTGTGGACTTCTCGGGCAGGGAGGGCCTGGCGCTGGTGGGGCTCGCCGCATCGTCGCTTCTGGCGGTGGCGCTCGGCATGTTCGTGGCGGTGCTGCCGCTCAAGGGAGGTAAGCAGTCAAGAACGGGCCTGCTCACGGCGCTCAACTGCGGCGGCTCGCTGTTCGCGGGCCTCTATGGCACGCCCGCGATGGCGCTCGCCGACGAGGTGGCCCGCGCGTGCCCGGCCGAGGCGTGGCTCAACCCGCCCAAGCTCATCAGCGACACCTTCACGAACCTGTACTTCTACGAGAGCCTGGCCCCGTTCACGTCGCACGTGCTTGCGTGCGTGGGCTTTGCGGCCGCGCTTCTCGCCATCACGACGCTCGTCTTTGGGAGGCAGCGCTATGAGCACCTTTAA
- a CDS encoding ABC transporter permease yields the protein MSTFKAALRVAAAHPLYILIYTFFVTLMGALIALSVAGGPDSDAAEQAFTPYDASIAIVDRDGSALSHALVSHMAGRYDLIDVADEDGELQDAVATGRVDCVFFIPTGFGDSLLAAARSGAQETELPSIQEAYGVSTQTSVLAGIEASRWVSLAASAAALDAGASETQVASLATSSAAERADVSVHAARQQGSAADQISVYLKFVSYNITSSVIVCVGLVLSSLSETMLASRLEAGPQSPRVRSLQTLAACLVLTLFVCLVSCAVGLVALHEAVASLPGWQVALAFGSNFAFALVPLSIAFLLASVGVREEVLNACGNILGMVMSFMGGAWVPLSFMGPAVVAAAHFFPTYWTNSSVDVALSAASSGLSAAGLGAYLTGMGITVLFAIAITSVGLALARARRQG from the coding sequence ATGAGCACCTTTAAGGCGGCGCTGCGCGTGGCCGCGGCGCACCCGCTCTACATCCTCATCTACACGTTCTTCGTCACGCTCATGGGGGCGCTCATCGCGCTGTCCGTGGCGGGCGGCCCGGACTCGGATGCGGCCGAGCAGGCCTTCACCCCCTACGACGCCTCCATCGCCATCGTGGACCGCGACGGATCTGCGCTCTCCCATGCGCTCGTCTCGCACATGGCGGGCCGCTACGACCTCATCGACGTGGCCGATGAGGACGGCGAGCTCCAGGACGCGGTGGCGACGGGCCGCGTGGACTGCGTGTTCTTTATCCCCACCGGCTTTGGGGACTCCCTGCTTGCCGCCGCGCGCTCCGGGGCGCAGGAGACAGAGCTGCCCAGCATCCAGGAGGCCTACGGCGTGAGCACGCAGACGTCCGTGCTCGCGGGGATCGAGGCAAGCCGCTGGGTGAGCCTTGCCGCCAGCGCCGCCGCGCTTGACGCGGGTGCGAGCGAGACCCAGGTGGCAAGCCTTGCCACCTCTTCTGCCGCCGAGCGCGCAGACGTGAGCGTCCACGCCGCACGGCAGCAGGGAAGTGCTGCGGACCAGATCTCGGTCTATCTCAAGTTCGTGTCGTACAACATCACGTCGTCCGTGATCGTGTGCGTGGGCCTCGTGCTCTCCTCGCTCTCCGAGACCATGCTTGCCAGCCGGCTCGAGGCGGGCCCCCAGTCGCCGCGCGTGCGCTCGCTGCAGACGCTTGCCGCCTGTCTCGTGCTCACGCTGTTCGTCTGCCTGGTGAGCTGCGCCGTGGGGCTCGTGGCGCTGCACGAGGCGGTGGCGTCGCTTCCCGGCTGGCAGGTCGCGCTTGCGTTTGGGAGCAACTTCGCGTTCGCCCTCGTTCCGCTCTCGATAGCGTTTCTGCTGGCGAGCGTGGGTGTGCGTGAGGAGGTGCTCAACGCCTGCGGCAACATCCTCGGCATGGTCATGAGCTTCATGGGCGGTGCGTGGGTGCCCCTCTCGTTCATGGGGCCCGCCGTCGTGGCCGCGGCGCACTTCTTCCCCACGTACTGGACGAACTCCTCGGTAGACGTCGCGCTGTCGGCCGCCTCGTCCGGGCTCTCGGCGGCGGGCCTGGGCGCCTACCTTACGGGCATGGGCATCACGGTGCTGTTCGCGATCGCCATCACCTCCGTTGGCCTGGCGCTCGCAAGGGCCAGGCGGCAGGGGTAG